In Chitinophagaceae bacterium, the DNA window TTGGCCAACGCCATTCATGATCGGCATCCTGATCATGGCCGTGCAGCACAGTTGATTGAAGATTCTTCTTTTCTTTCAGGCTTACGAATGATTGAAACAGTTGAAGAAGATATTCAACAGGATCCCTGGCGACCGAGAGTTATTTATCATTATATCCAGGATGAATGGATCGAGCCTGACCTGGTGGTAGACATTTCAGTCTTTTTAGAAAAGAAGCTGGAAGCTATCCGTGCTTTTCAATCACAATTTTTTGATCCAAAATCACGCGAACCCGAGACCTATATTTCACGGCCTGATTTCATTGACAGTCTTATTTTCAGAGCACAGGAATCGGGAAAGATGATCGGAGCAAAATATGGGGAAGGATTTACGAGCCGCAGAAAAACAGGTGTTGACAATTTGTTTCATCTTAAATAAACTGTAATTATTTGAAGTGCTTTTCATTCTTGCGAAATGGAAGCGTAAGACCAGCCGTTACAAAGTATTCGAAAAAGCTGAAATGCTGATCTGCCCGTTGCGGAACATTGTCATTCAATAAAATATCAGGCAGATTTACAAATCCGAAACGCGTTTGAGCTAACAGGAAAAAATTTTTGAAAAATTCAAAACGAACACCGGTCTTAGCAGAAATTCCATACCCTGCAAGATGAAATTTATTGTTGATGCCTTCACCGAACACCCTTACATCTGTTCTCGGAATCATCGCAGCGATGCCTGCTCCGGAAGCGAGGGACATATTCATCTTGTCATGAAACAAGTTTAGCAAGGGCAAGGTATATTCTACGTCAAGGCTCAGCAGATTAAGTCCGTCTGTATGTTCGAATTTCAAAAAATCCTGCGTCAGCACCATGGCAGAATCGTGATAACTGCCGGCATAATCTGCACTGGCGATATCGTCAATTTCACCGGACATGAGTACGGTCTGGTTTTGATCCATCACATATTTCATATGATCAAGTCCAAGCGAAATACTCCAGCGGTTGTTGAGATAATAACCAATCCGGTAATTGTATTGTGGAATAGTAATGCTTGACGGGTTGAAATACACACCAAAAGAAAAAGGAGTAGGGCGGTCATGCGCCACCACATCAAATACAGTAAAGTTGTAATCCGGACCTTCAAAGTGAATATCACTGTGAGTAAAAACGGAACCGTTGTATCCCCAATAGATGTAAAATTTTCCACTGTGGTTATTGGTGATAATCCCTGATCCGGTTTTTTTTTGAATAGCAGTTACTGAATCCGTTAAATTCAGTTGATTCGCCGGTGAATCTGATTGAGCACTTAAAGAGAAAGCAACCAAAAGAATAGCACAGCTACAGATAATATTTTTGGTCATTGCTGATTAATTGGAATAGGGATTTGAAAGTGCGCAAGATAAGTCTAAAATTATACGGAGGTTCGAATTGTTAGTCCACCTTGGTATAAAGCGGAAACTGCTTTTAAACTTCTAAGAAAGACGCAGCAATTCCCGGACTCCGGAAAACTTTCGTTTTGAAATATCTATCAGTGAACCATCAAGCAACTTTAGTCTGTGATCCTGGGTGATGTTGCTTACGTATTTTCTGTTGACGAGATGTGCACGGTGCACGCGGATAAAATGATGGTCACTTAGTAGTTCATCATATTCTTTTAATGTTTTGGAAGCCATAACAGGTGGCTGCCTGTTCATAAAAAACTTTGTATAATTAACATCACCTTCGCAGCGGATAATGTCATCGGTATTCAACAGGTGAGTGCCTTCCGTTGTATTAATTGCAAGACGGAAATATTCAGGTTGCTTCACTTTATAATTGTGCAGGAAATTTCCAATGCGTTTATCAGCATTAATTGTCGTTTTGCCTTTGAATCGTTCCAATGCTGATTTCAGTTCTGTGATCTGAACAGGTTTCAATAAATAATCAAGCGCGCTGAACCGAATCGCTTTGATTGCATATTGGTTGTAAGACGTGATGAAAATGACTTCAAAGTTGATTTCAATCAGGTGTTCCAGCA includes these proteins:
- a CDS encoding response regulator transcription factor, giving the protein MIKALLIDDDLYTRDQLQQLFRKFFPEIELLATCENGSDGLKAIQKHHPELVFLDIEMPDMSGFQMLEHLIEINFEVIFITSYNQYAIKAIRFSALDYLLKPVQITELKSALERFKGKTTINADKRIGNFLHNYKVKQPEYFRLAINTTEGTHLLNTDDIIRCEGDVNYTKFFMNRQPPVMASKTLKEYDELLSDHHFIRVHRAHLVNRKYVSNITQDHRLKLLDGSLIDISKRKFSGVRELLRLS
- the bshB1 gene encoding bacillithiol biosynthesis deacetylase BshB1, translated to MKLDLLAFGAHADDVELSCSGTLLKQISLGKKAGIIDLTRGELGTRGTPAIREREAQNAAQIMGIDIRENLGMRDGFFVNDEVHQLQVIRMIRKYQPEIILANAIHDRHPDHGRAAQLIEDSSFLSGLRMIETVEEDIQQDPWRPRVIYHYIQDEWIEPDLVVDISVFLEKKLEAIRAFQSQFFDPKSREPETYISRPDFIDSLIFRAQESGKMIGAKYGEGFTSRRKTGVDNLFHLK